The DNA window GCGCAGGGCGCAGGCACCAAGCGGCGCGTCGAACAGGAAGCCGCGCAGGCATTGCTGAGCCGGCTGGAGAAAAGCGAATGACCGAGACGAACACCCGCGCCGGCTTTGTCGCCCTGATCGGAGAGCCGAACGCCGGCAAATCGACGCTGCTGAACCGCATGGTCGGGGCCAAGGTCAGCATCGTGACCCACAAGGTCCAGACCACCCGCGCGCGCATCCGCGGCATTGCCATCGCCGGCGCGACCCAGATCGTGTTCGTGGACACGCCCGGCATCTTCCGCCCGCGCCGGCGGCTGGACCGGTCGATGGTCGCGGCCGCCTGGGGCGGGGCGGCGGATGCCGATATCGTCCTGCTGCTGATCGAGGCGCATCGCGGCCTGACCGACGGCGCGCAGGCGATCATCGACCAGCTGGCCGCGCTGGACCGGCGCCGGCCCGTCGCGCTGGTCATCAACAAGATCGACCGGGTCAAGGCCGATGTCCTGCTGGCGCTGTCGAAAAGGCTGAACGACGCCTATCCGTTCGAACGGACCTTCATGATCTCGGCCGAGAAGGGGCATGGCTGCGACGATCTGCGCGACTGGCTGGCCGAAACCCTGCCCGCCGGCCCGTGGCTTTACCCCGAGGACCAGATCGCGGATCTGCCGATGCGGATGATCGCGGCGGAAATCACCCGCGAGAAACTGACCCTGCGCCTGCACGAGGAAATCCCCTATCAGCTGACGGTCGAAACCGAGGCGTGGGAAGAACGCAAGGATGGCAGCGCGCGGGTCGATCAGATCATCTATGTCGCCCGGCCCGGCCACAAGGGCATCGTTCTGGGCAAGGGCGGCGAGACGGTCAAGGCGGTCGGGCAGGCCGCGCGCGCCGATCTGGAACAGTTCATGGGCCGCCGCGTGCATCTGTTCCTGCAGGTCAAGGTGCGCGAGAACTGGCAGGACGAGGCCGAACGCTATGGCGAGATCGGGCTCGATTTCCGCGATGGCGACTAGACGCGGCCATGGCTGAGCCGCGGCTGGCGACGAATCTGTGGGTCGCGGCCTATCTGGCGCGGCTGGGGCTGGCGGGCATTCCCGCCTATGTCGTGGCGCATGGCGATGACACGGCGGGCGCGGTGCTGGTCAAATGCGCGCG is part of the Paracoccus stylophorae genome and encodes:
- the era gene encoding GTPase Era; this encodes MTETNTRAGFVALIGEPNAGKSTLLNRMVGAKVSIVTHKVQTTRARIRGIAIAGATQIVFVDTPGIFRPRRRLDRSMVAAAWGGAADADIVLLLIEAHRGLTDGAQAIIDQLAALDRRRPVALVINKIDRVKADVLLALSKRLNDAYPFERTFMISAEKGHGCDDLRDWLAETLPAGPWLYPEDQIADLPMRMIAAEITREKLTLRLHEEIPYQLTVETEAWEERKDGSARVDQIIYVARPGHKGIVLGKGGETVKAVGQAARADLEQFMGRRVHLFLQVKVRENWQDEAERYGEIGLDFRDGD